In one Neobacillus sp. CF12 genomic region, the following are encoded:
- a CDS encoding CorA family divalent cation transporter, with product MQDVLLIEDSSITYRIEPFYFEKGFSEIHNPIGFRPLTFTKEMFYDHIDNLMFLKEKDPSFHNQIGKSFQIDWNLSDEILYHDSYQKKDVPLPFKETEYEYLVEGKKNSPLQKYIRFKIENVHLLVSEMKVGFLVYDLKVIELYEIKNGEKESLTQTVENYEWAMYYLRKLQIANKGFLVAAIQDPEQVLRRKEYFMRRDAAIQNNEHFTEEEPAKPTLVPIKVKWTDLTNGLLKELGEVHSFTNQKKVGHHALLYTSTFIQPPEEIDATAGTRKNFELMIANKVYKISHGYRETYYKDVKVEDILRPFDNIMWNFSSEGASNIVYTIKDEQAMKFFDGSFKTKRETNFYFMYVLGLLQKYSLLYFTIRSTDILFQSSVYSGEELNKEERDKELKRTRDFYAETLKFTVHGYYEQVSYHSHYNEIYVQLIKALRIPEMQQELSPKAEAFHQVIESLVYEQEMKEKESAREEQEKQNNIFQTITFFLLPASIATGILGMNVPLITNSNNFYLGYVVFGVTLLTILLLILLNKNKSISARTIAVASAVFLSIIILLDIKYDFPKQDEETEQIKIEEQSNESNQDAKPGSDKE from the coding sequence AAGGAAAAAGACCCTTCATTCCACAATCAAATTGGTAAGTCCTTTCAAATTGACTGGAATCTAAGTGATGAAATCCTATATCATGATTCCTATCAAAAAAAAGATGTACCATTACCCTTCAAGGAAACGGAATATGAATATCTTGTTGAGGGGAAGAAGAACTCCCCCTTACAAAAATACATTCGTTTTAAAATTGAGAATGTCCATTTGCTTGTAAGTGAAATGAAAGTTGGGTTTCTCGTTTATGATTTAAAGGTTATTGAATTATACGAAATCAAGAATGGTGAGAAGGAGTCTCTTACACAAACTGTTGAGAATTATGAATGGGCGATGTATTATTTGCGTAAGCTGCAGATTGCCAATAAGGGATTTTTGGTTGCTGCTATCCAAGATCCTGAACAGGTTCTTCGAAGGAAAGAATACTTTATGCGTAGAGATGCAGCCATTCAAAACAATGAACACTTTACTGAGGAGGAACCCGCCAAACCAACCTTGGTTCCTATAAAAGTAAAATGGACAGACTTAACAAACGGTCTCTTAAAAGAACTTGGTGAAGTACATAGTTTTACGAATCAGAAAAAGGTTGGTCACCATGCATTATTATATACATCAACATTCATTCAACCTCCTGAAGAAATAGACGCAACCGCAGGAACACGTAAGAATTTTGAATTAATGATTGCAAATAAAGTTTACAAAATTAGTCACGGCTACCGGGAGACGTATTATAAAGATGTAAAAGTCGAGGATATTCTACGTCCGTTTGACAATATTATGTGGAATTTTTCGTCTGAAGGCGCATCAAACATTGTTTATACAATTAAAGATGAACAAGCGATGAAATTTTTTGACGGTTCTTTTAAAACGAAACGTGAAACGAATTTTTACTTTATGTACGTTTTGGGATTGCTTCAAAAGTATAGTCTTCTTTATTTCACAATCCGCTCAACAGATATACTGTTCCAGTCTTCTGTCTATTCAGGTGAGGAACTTAATAAGGAAGAACGAGATAAAGAGCTAAAACGCACACGTGATTTTTATGCAGAAACATTAAAATTCACCGTTCATGGTTACTATGAACAAGTATCCTACCATAGTCATTACAACGAAATATATGTACAGCTTATTAAGGCACTTCGGATACCAGAAATGCAGCAAGAACTATCGCCTAAAGCAGAAGCTTTCCATCAAGTAATTGAATCCCTAGTGTATGAACAAGAGATGAAGGAGAAAGAATCGGCAAGAGAGGAACAGGAAAAGCAAAATAATATCTTTCAAACAATCACGTTTTTCCTATTGCCTGCATCCATTGCGACTGGAATTTTAGGGATGAATGTTCCTCTTATTACAAATAGTAATAACTTCTATCTTGGCTATGTGGTATTTGGCGTAACATTGCTTACAATATTATTATTAATTCTTCTAAATAAGAATAAATCCATTTCAGCAAGAACCATTGCCGTTGCTTCCGCAGTATTCCTAAGTATAATCATTCTGTTGGATATAAAGTATGATTTTCCAAAACAGGATGAAGAAACAGAGCAAATTAAGATAGAGGAACAGTCTAATGAGTCTAATCAAGATGCAAAGCCTGGGTCCGATAAAGAGTAG
- a CDS encoding VUT family protein has protein sequence MRILLYLISIIAANVVTAAFAPLTLGVFIVPMGTLLIGATFIFRDLVQNKYGRKKTYMFIGTALFLSAVVSALLGDTLIIVLASAISFAIAETTDTEIYTRLNLPMSLRVLYSGIVGGLLDSAIFVVIGLSPLGANFLPWEAVPAAILGQVIVKTIIQGIAALIIHQTNNMTNKTVSN, from the coding sequence ATGAGAATTCTTTTATATTTAATTTCAATAATCGCCGCGAACGTTGTAACGGCGGCATTTGCACCATTAACACTAGGTGTATTCATTGTTCCAATGGGAACATTGCTTATCGGAGCAACATTTATCTTCCGTGACTTGGTTCAGAACAAATACGGAAGAAAGAAAACGTATATGTTCATTGGAACAGCGTTATTTTTATCAGCAGTTGTTTCTGCTTTATTAGGGGATACATTAATCATCGTATTGGCATCCGCCATCTCATTTGCGATTGCTGAAACAACCGATACAGAGATTTATACAAGATTAAACCTGCCAATGAGTTTGCGCGTTCTGTATAGTGGAATCGTCGGTGGTTTACTTGATTCTGCGATTTTCGTCGTGATTGGTCTAAGCCCGCTAGGTGCAAACTTTCTACCATGGGAAGCCGTACCAGCAGCAATCTTAGGTCAAGTCATTGTTAAAACGATCATTCAAGGAATTGCAGCACTGATCATTCACCAAACCAATAACATGACAAATAAAACAGTTTCTAATTAA
- the queC gene encoding 7-cyano-7-deazaguanine synthase QueC, which yields MLRDEKAIVVFSGGQDSTTCLFWALKNFKEVEAVTFDYNQRHSLEIECAKDIANELGVKHHILDMSLLNQLAPNALTRSDIEVTDGGEGELPSTFVPGRNLLFLTFAGVLARQIGAKHLITGVCETDFSGYPDCRDVFIKSLNVTLNLSMDDQFVIHTPLMWLDKAETWGLADELGAFEYVREKTLTCYNGIIADGCGECPACVLRKRGLDEYLKAK from the coding sequence ATGTTAAGAGATGAAAAAGCAATTGTGGTGTTTAGTGGCGGGCAGGATAGCACCACTTGTTTATTTTGGGCGTTAAAAAACTTTAAAGAAGTAGAAGCTGTTACATTCGACTACAATCAAAGACACAGTCTAGAGATTGAATGTGCGAAGGATATTGCCAATGAACTTGGTGTCAAACACCATATTTTAGACATGTCGTTGTTAAATCAACTGGCTCCGAATGCATTAACTCGTTCGGATATTGAAGTAACTGACGGCGGGGAGGGGGAACTTCCATCCACCTTTGTCCCAGGAAGAAACCTATTATTTCTAACGTTTGCTGGCGTTTTGGCACGTCAGATTGGTGCAAAGCATTTAATTACCGGTGTTTGTGAAACAGATTTCAGCGGCTACCCAGATTGTCGTGATGTCTTTATCAAATCGTTGAATGTTACCCTAAATCTATCAATGGACGACCAATTCGTGATTCATACCCCATTAATGTGGTTAGACAAAGCAGAAACATGGGGATTAGCAGATGAATTAGGGGCATTTGAATACGTACGAGAAAAAACATTAACATGCTATAACGGAATCATTGCCGATGGTTGTGGCGAATGCCCAGCTTGTGTCTTAAGAAAAAGAGGGCTGGATGAATATCTAAAAGCAAAATAA